Proteins encoded by one window of Gammaproteobacteria bacterium:
- a CDS encoding nitronate monooxygenase: MKTVITEMFGIQHPIIQGGMHYVGFAELAAAVSNAGGLGMITGLTQKSAKDLANEIAKCRAMTDKPVGVNLTFLPSINAPDYPAYVKAIIDGGVKVVETAGRNPAQVMPHLKDAGIKVIHKCTSVRHALKAQSIGCDAVSVDGFECGGHPGEDDIPNMILLLRAADELEIPFVASGGMADGRSLVAALAMGAEGMNMGTRFIATQEAPVHAKVKQAIVDASELDTRLIMRPLRNTERVLNNAAVESLLEKEQRLGKDLQFEDIREEVAGVYPRIMLEGDMDAGAWSCGMVAGLINDIPTCKELIDRIMDEAESIISGRLAERLDG; the protein is encoded by the coding sequence ATGAAAACCGTCATCACTGAAATGTTTGGCATTCAGCATCCCATAATCCAGGGGGGCATGCACTATGTGGGATTTGCCGAACTCGCGGCAGCTGTGTCGAATGCAGGTGGCTTGGGCATGATTACCGGTCTAACCCAAAAATCGGCCAAGGATCTGGCCAACGAGATTGCTAAATGTCGAGCCATGACTGACAAACCGGTAGGCGTGAATCTTACATTTTTACCCTCGATCAACGCCCCGGATTACCCGGCTTATGTGAAAGCCATCATTGATGGCGGTGTGAAAGTGGTTGAAACCGCAGGTCGAAATCCGGCTCAAGTTATGCCACATTTAAAAGACGCCGGAATTAAGGTCATACATAAATGCACCTCGGTACGTCATGCGCTAAAAGCCCAAAGCATCGGTTGCGATGCGGTTTCGGTGGACGGGTTTGAATGCGGGGGTCATCCTGGCGAAGATGACATTCCTAATATGATCCTGCTATTACGTGCAGCCGACGAGTTGGAAATTCCGTTTGTCGCCTCCGGTGGTATGGCGGATGGACGATCTCTGGTTGCCGCTCTGGCCATGGGCGCGGAAGGCATGAACATGGGCACACGATTTATCGCAACCCAGGAAGCGCCAGTGCATGCCAAGGTAAAACAGGCCATTGTGGATGCTTCTGAGCTGGACACTCGCTTGATCATGCGACCCTTGCGCAATACCGAGCGCGTATTGAATAATGCTGCGGTTGAAAGTCTGCTGGAGAAAGAACAACGCTTGGGTAAAGATTTGCAATTTGAAGACATTCGGGAAGAGGTTGCCGGTGTATATCCGCGTATTATGCTGGAAGGTGATATGGATGCCGGCGCCTGGTCCTGTGGCATGGTGGCAGGACTGATCAATGACATTCCAACCTGTAAGGAATTGATCGACCGTATTATGGATGAAGCCGAAAGCATTATCAGTGGACGGCTAGCTGAACGTTTGGACGGTTAG
- a CDS encoding DUF3604 domain-containing protein: protein MKKIIAVLGFLLIVTYLYWQFYSNSVESGQRGEERTAGVAYGDSVPDVKIIARRDADLAVTLEENKSKQVLFGDLHVHSTYSTDAFLWALPLNHGKGVHPVADACDYARYCSAIDFWSITDHAEASTPLRWQRTKQALRQCQAKSADQSNPDLVSMLGFEWTQVGTLPSQHFGHKNVIFMGLDDDEVSARPIAAQGIATNALRTNTPSFPAKLALADFKNREIIYDLNTFFKNIAVTPECDPDLPSSQLPADCFESAKYPEDLIARLEDQGLDPLIIPHGSSWGYYTPPGTTWDKQLKARHLSEKFSLIEVYSGHGNSEEFRDYQNIEEVIPDTQAKCVDKQDGYTPPCVRTGEIIKQRCLAEGLGETECEAKAETAREAAANMGVAHHLAVASEDPSEWLESGQCTDCYLPSFNHRPGTSVQYGLAISNFDDSDKDPTRFNWGFIASSDNHRARAGTGYKEVARRLNTEAGGVVDPKFRPIFLPDEPEATSTVYSKTREELMQIAGFQLTEIERQSSFWQTGGLAGVHTEGRSREEIWDALQRRETYATSGPRMLLWFDHVDADSEKTPMGSTLETSVAGTFKVHAVGSFKQKPGCPEYAIDALGEERIANLCANECYNPSEDRNLIERIEIIRIRPQVNADEKVVNLIDDPFLVHECPADQSGCSFEFTDPGFSENARDALYYARAIQEPRPTINGDPIKCERDENGNCISATICRGDYNTPLDEDCLSMKDVRAWSSPIYLNFTSSSVTNQQVMETSASNE, encoded by the coding sequence ATGAAAAAAATTATTGCTGTTTTAGGATTCTTACTTATCGTGACTTATCTTTATTGGCAGTTTTACTCAAACTCTGTGGAATCCGGACAACGGGGCGAAGAACGCACAGCCGGGGTTGCATACGGAGATTCCGTTCCTGACGTCAAAATTATTGCCCGGCGCGATGCCGACCTTGCCGTTACATTGGAAGAAAACAAGAGTAAACAGGTTTTATTCGGTGACCTGCATGTGCACTCCACCTACTCAACCGATGCCTTCTTGTGGGCACTGCCACTCAATCATGGCAAGGGTGTCCATCCGGTTGCCGATGCCTGTGACTATGCCCGCTACTGTTCGGCAATCGATTTTTGGTCGATCACCGACCATGCAGAAGCGTCTACCCCGCTCCGTTGGCAGCGTACCAAACAAGCCCTTCGACAGTGTCAGGCCAAGTCAGCCGACCAGTCCAATCCTGACCTGGTCTCAATGCTGGGATTTGAATGGACTCAGGTGGGCACGCTTCCCAGTCAACATTTTGGCCATAAGAATGTTATTTTCATGGGCTTGGATGACGATGAAGTATCGGCACGCCCGATCGCGGCACAAGGTATTGCTACCAATGCTTTACGCACCAATACCCCGAGCTTTCCGGCCAAACTCGCATTGGCGGATTTTAAAAACCGTGAGATCATTTATGACCTGAACACGTTTTTCAAAAATATCGCGGTAACCCCGGAATGCGATCCTGACCTGCCGTCCAGTCAATTGCCCGCTGACTGTTTTGAATCGGCAAAATACCCGGAAGACCTGATCGCCCGCCTGGAAGATCAAGGACTGGATCCCCTTATAATTCCACACGGCTCGTCATGGGGTTACTACACACCGCCGGGTACCACCTGGGACAAACAACTAAAGGCAAGACACTTATCGGAAAAATTCAGCCTGATCGAAGTCTATTCCGGGCATGGTAATTCCGAAGAGTTTCGTGATTATCAGAATATTGAAGAAGTAATTCCGGACACACAAGCCAAATGTGTGGATAAACAAGACGGCTACACACCACCGTGTGTGCGAACTGGCGAGATCATCAAACAACGATGTCTTGCTGAAGGGCTTGGTGAAACCGAGTGCGAAGCAAAAGCGGAAACAGCGCGCGAAGCGGCCGCCAACATGGGTGTTGCGCATCATCTTGCCGTGGCCAGCGAAGATCCAAGCGAGTGGCTAGAGTCCGGACAGTGTACGGATTGCTATTTACCCTCTTTCAATCACCGCCCGGGAACCAGTGTGCAATACGGCTTGGCCATTTCAAATTTCGACGACTCCGATAAAGATCCAACGCGATTCAATTGGGGATTTATAGCCTCGTCGGATAATCACCGCGCGCGTGCGGGAACCGGCTATAAGGAAGTCGCCAGGCGCTTGAATACCGAGGCCGGGGGCGTTGTAGACCCAAAGTTTAGACCAATCTTTCTACCTGATGAACCCGAGGCCACATCGACGGTGTACAGCAAAACCCGTGAAGAACTTATGCAGATCGCAGGTTTCCAATTAACCGAGATTGAACGCCAGTCCAGTTTTTGGCAAACCGGTGGGCTAGCAGGTGTACACACCGAAGGTCGTTCGCGCGAAGAGATCTGGGATGCCTTGCAACGCCGTGAAACATACGCCACGTCGGGGCCACGCATGTTGTTATGGTTTGATCATGTCGATGCAGACTCCGAAAAAACACCCATGGGCAGCACCCTTGAAACCAGTGTGGCTGGCACATTCAAAGTACACGCCGTTGGCTCGTTCAAACAAAAACCCGGTTGTCCGGAATACGCTATTGATGCCCTGGGCGAAGAACGTATTGCCAACCTGTGCGCCAACGAATGTTACAACCCGAGCGAGGATCGAAATCTTATCGAGCGCATTGAGATCATTCGCATCCGTCCACAAGTAAATGCGGATGAGAAAGTTGTTAATTTAATTGATGATCCATTCCTGGTGCATGAATGTCCAGCTGATCAAAGCGGTTGTAGTTTTGAATTCACCGATCCCGGGTTTTCTGAAAATGCTCGCGATGCTTTGTATTACGCACGTGCCATCCAGGAACCGCGTCCTACTATAAACGGGGACCCGATCAAATGTGAGCGCGATGAAAATGGTAATTGCATAAGCGCAACTATATGCCGGGGTGACTACAACACCCCGCTTGATGAAGATTGTCTGAGCATGAAAGATGTTAGAGCCTGGTCGTCACCAATTTATTTAAATTTCACCAGCAGCTCCGTGACTAATCAACAGGTAATGGAAACAAGCGCCAGTAATGAATAG
- a CDS encoding peptidyl-prolyl cis-trans isomerase codes for MNSKQGILYPLAAVIALIAALFVALDFSGVKRLTQQSYAVATVNGTPIARAEYQRALHAMQAGLERPLTMDDKNRALKILIDEELMVQEGLRLQLASDDRLIRKNLVQALINSAVLLDSSEEISEQVLLDFYTQEKSLFATPLSVTIKVLKKNQHSDVETFTQALNNKASFIGAGELAKLEPLNIPVDLPIGKIGDLLGGNARDTVISMRQGDIAGPIESPDGEIFIWLLQKKGGQLSFVEARNSVLNEWQRRQEEQALEEYLLRLRKHARITTSNPE; via the coding sequence ATGAATAGCAAGCAGGGAATACTCTACCCGCTTGCTGCGGTAATTGCCCTGATTGCTGCACTCTTTGTCGCCCTGGATTTTAGTGGTGTAAAACGCTTGACCCAACAATCCTACGCAGTTGCTACAGTTAATGGCACGCCAATAGCAAGGGCTGAATACCAGCGTGCCCTGCATGCCATGCAGGCCGGTCTGGAACGTCCGCTGACCATGGATGATAAAAACCGCGCCCTGAAAATCCTGATCGATGAAGAGCTAATGGTACAAGAGGGATTGCGCTTGCAGTTAGCCAGTGATGATCGCCTCATTCGAAAGAATCTGGTGCAGGCTTTGATTAATTCAGCTGTGCTACTAGATTCAAGCGAGGAAATTAGCGAGCAAGTATTACTGGATTTCTACACACAGGAAAAGTCCCTTTTTGCAACTCCCCTAAGCGTCACAATTAAAGTACTTAAAAAAAACCAACACAGCGATGTTGAAACATTCACCCAAGCCTTGAACAATAAGGCCTCGTTTATTGGTGCGGGTGAATTAGCAAAGCTTGAACCGCTCAATATACCAGTTGATCTTCCCATCGGAAAAATTGGTGACCTGCTCGGTGGTAATGCCAGAGATACCGTAATCTCGATGCGACAAGGTGACATCGCAGGGCCGATAGAATCCCCGGACGGGGAAATTTTTATCTGGCTATTGCAAAAAAAAGGCGGTCAACTGTCATTTGTCGAGGCCAGAAATAGTGTATTGAACGAATGGCAACGCCGCCAGGAAGAACAAGCCCTGGAAGAATACTTACTACGACTACGTAAACATGCCCGAATAACAACAAGCAATCCAGAATAA